CTTCATGTATGCTAGACAAACACCCACCATAAGTGAGCTATATCCCTGGACTGAGCATCCTGAAGGTGTTTgcaaatatttcatatatatatatatatctggctAATATGCAATCTGATATTTAAAGACTCCTTAGGTTGAAATATGTATAGGACAGGAAAGATCAAAGTTATTGTTTTACCCCATTGTGATAACAAGGAGCCAGGCCTAACCAGGGCATAGGTCAGGGACAGAGATCAGAACCCAGCTGGGTACAATTTAGGGAAGCTTTGATGTGAAGTGAAGGGGTATCCAGGTTACCAGGGATAGAAGGCAGGGGTGCCAGATTCTCTGCTGTACCTGCTCAAAGGGGCTCTTGTTCTGCACACCCTTGGCTCCCACAAACACCCAGCTGTCACGGAAGGCTAGCTCCTTGGCATTCCTGCTGCCCAGCTCAGAAAAAAGCTTCCTGGTCTCTTCATTCATCCTGTCACATAGTAGGAAGAAATGTGAACTGGAGATTGTTACTGTACTGGAAGAAGATTGAAGCTGGACTTGGCAGTCACTTACTTGGTAGCTGGATCATCATAGGATGCCACAAACACCAAGGTACCTTCATGCAACGGCCGGATGAACTTCAAGAGATCATTGACATCTGGTGGAGATGGGCCCACAGAATACAGAAATTCAGGTTTCACCAAGCAGCCCTTCCTCACCAAACAATATTCTTCAAATGAGGAAAACAAAGTAGGGACTGGCCTAAGGCTGTTCCACATCAAGGACCATCCGTATAAACACAGACAAGCTGGTAAAAAGCTAGGGCCATCCACTCATAGAACAGAATCCAGACAGATTTCCCCATCCCCTGCATTGTGAACTGAAGGCAATACTTGAACAGCTGAGGGCAAAGATAGAGGGCAGGGTTTCAGGGAGAAAATGTACAGTAGGCTGCTGTGATAGCCACTCACCTCCAGCCCACATGTCAAAGGCTCTGGCTTCTAGGAGCTCACCACTGACCCCTGTATAAAGAGGAAGATCTACTGAGCAAGCTGGGTCATGCCACTTTACTACCTAAGCCCCCAGCCCAGGCTCAAACATGGTGGGTGGCAGCCCTTTCTAGAATCCTCAGACATGTCTTGTCATCCTCTCATTCACAAAGCTGCAGCCCATAGAGCCACTGGCATCTGAGGTCCTAAGCGTCTACCACTATTGTCTCGATTGTCACTGCTATCACATCCACTGGGTGACTTCCTGTGTGGAGCTTTCAGCTGGCATAGAATACTTCCCAAGACTCCTAGGGAGTGCCTAGAAGACACCTGCACCTGCATAGGGAGTAATGAAGTGGAGGAGAAGGCCATACCATAGTATCTGCTTCTATAATCTGAATTCTGCCCCTACAACATGGTGGACTCACCATTCACCAGGGCGATGTTCAGTCCACGGCCCACATTGTCCTTGATGCTGCTCATGAGCCTAGCAGGGGGGAAGAAGATCTCTTGTGCGCATATCATCTTTGCTCTTCCTCACACAACCATCAGGCCTTGGCCTTTACAGACTTGGCCTCAGGttcccctcccacttcccagCCCATATGCTCACATCTTGTCCTCGAGGCAGATCTTGGGCCCGATGACATTGGCAGCCCCGCTGACTATGCGAAAGGCCAGGTGCTCCTCAGGACACGGCTGGGGCAGGCCGCACTTGTACTTCCTGGCCCTTGGTTCTGAGTAATGATAGCAGATGTGACCCATATGTCTGGCCCTGGTGTCACCTAAGATCTGAGGGTAAAGGTCAGGACCAGGCACAGAACTGAAGGAACGGCTACAGAgcatggaaatggagaaggaggTGTAGAGGGCTAAGATCAAAGCTGGGGATGCTTCCAAGTGGTGTGTTGGCAAGGAGGGAGGGACTTCAAGAATTAGATTTTTCTGCTATTGgtaggaaaagggaaagggggtaGACAGCTGGCTTAGAACCCTTGTATAACCAGAACAAAGTAGAGGGTCCAGAAAGTCAGGATAGGAGCTATGTGAATGAGGAACACAGACCAAAGTAGATGAGCTGAGGTGGATGAGCACAGCATGGGGCTCTACTAGCCTCTGTATTTTTTCAGGGTAAGGGTGGAGATGACTTCTGTAATGGCTTAAATTATGATCCTACAAATTATACTGGAGttggaactctcagttcctcagAATGTGGCTGGGAAACTTACAGATAGGTAAGTTATGATAAAGCCATACTGGAGCATGTTGAGCCCTTAACATAGTGTGACTGGTGTCCTTATGAGACAAAAGCATACAGGAGATGTTGTGAGAAAGTACAGGCAAAGGCAGAGTGGAGCAGTTGCAAGATAAGGCACATAGAAGGCTTCTAGAATCTGCAGGGGCACAGAAAGACCCTTACCTGGAGCTTTCAGAGGGAGCACAGCCCTGTTGACACTTCCATTCATACTCTTGGTCCCAAAAATTGAGAAGATAAATTTTGGTTGTTTAAAGAACCTGCTTTATTCTGCTCTTCTCAGAGTAGCTTCAGGAAGCTAATAATAGGTTTTGGTGCCAGGAATTGGGGGTTTATATAAACAAATACCACAAATACCTAAGGATGTAAAAATGGATTTGGAACTCGGTAGAGTGAACAAAAGCTACAGAGTTTTGAGATGTGCAGTAGAAAGAGCCCTGCAttgcttaaaacaaaaacaaaaacaaaaacaaaaacaaaaacaaagaaaacccgaAACCCTGCTGGTAGGAATACAAAGTGAAGCCAGGTATGGTACTgaatatctgtaatcccaggacttggaaggATGATGTAGAAGGATCATGATttcaaggctatcctggcctGTATAGTAAGCTCTATATTAAAACAAATTTAGCAACATGGATAGTAAACACAATTCTGGTGcaagctcaaaaagaaagaaagaacaatggaGAGTCTTCTGTTGAAGCTTTCATTTACATCATCCTAAACAAAGTATCGATAGGAACATGAATATCATAGATCTTTTGGTGAGACCTTAGAAGGAAGTTGAAGAAGCCATTATTGGGTGTGGGAGGAAAGGTTAGCCTTGTTATAAAGTGCCAATTGTTCTGGGGCTTTATAGGAAAGGAGATTCTCAAGCATACTGTAAAAGGCATGGTCTGGTTTTTCCTTGCTGCTGCTTATGGTAAAATGAGAGTAGACAGAACAGTTGGGGAAAGAAATATTAATCATGAAgaaaatagaatgaatataaagatatagaaaaatctCAGGCTAGCCAGACATaggcttgtaatcctagcacttgggggatggaggcaggaagatcaggatttAAGGTTACCCTTGGCTTTATAGTGAGTTTAATGATAGCCTGGCATTCATTAAGTCCTAtcacaaaggaaagggaaggaaagaaaatgttggCTTAATTATATTGCAAAAATTGATAAAGCAGTCCAAATCCCAGAATTTGATAGGGTAAGGCAGCAGGAACATAGAGCTTgagagctacagagtaagttcaaaGTCAGTTTGTGTTATAGAGTGAAACTCTGTTAAAAAAACTGAAACATTTTATGGACCAGAAAAATAGCTCTGTGGAGAGAGAGTATTTGTTCAGtatgtgtgaggtcctgggcttCATTTCCAGCActgtaaaactttttaaaagtatccTTTAGAGGGAACACAGAGATGATGGCTGGCTAAGAACTTGCTAAGGAAAGGAAGCCCATGATTTTATGTGCGCTCCTGCCTCTCAGAAGCCTGGACCTCAGATGGGATTATACAGAATAGATCTGTGAGGGGCTCTTTTGTCTTATAACTTAGGCCCTCATGAGCTGCATGAGAGGCCAGCAAAGTTTGCTTGAGATTTATACCAACAGAAACATTGTCAGTCTATGAAAAGAACTGAGATGAGAATACAAGAATAGAAAAAACAAGGgaatgaaaacaaaaggaaggaagaaagatggaaGTGAGgtaagggggaaaggagggagggagggaggaaggaagggaaggagggagggaggttgaTTTTAAATACAGAGCTAGGAATGAAGAGGCCAAAGAGGGTCCAAGCCCAGAGGGTGACACTATCTTCCATTCCAGAGGATGTGGTCACTTCGGTGGGCCTAGAGAGTAGAGTATAGAGATTTCTTCTTAGGTCTTTACATCTAGAATTTGCCGTGTTATGATTGGACTTGCTTAGGACCATGAACCCCTGCTTCAACCCAATGTCTCTTGTTTGgaatgagaatttttttccctATGCTTGCCCCTTTCACCTTCTGATGGTGGTTAACTCATTTACTAGGTTCACAGCCCAGAAACCTATGATAGCTAGTTGGGAGACGCCAGATAGAGAATGGAAATCCTAGTGGGTCTGGCTGGCAACAAAAGGCAGTATGAAATGCAGGcacaggagggaagagggaagggacaggagactTACCTGCAGTCACTGAGTTCTCTGGGCCTGTAGGTAGAGAGTTTTTTCTGTTAGCATAGAGGCCTCCAGGAGTCTACAGCAGAGTAACTAGGCTCAGGGACTCGGGTTCAAGTCAGGCTATATTTGGCATTTTCCCTGCTCAAGTCTCAATGATGCCCTGATGTAAAACTGCCTGCTCCAGGAAAAGAATGAACTGGAATTGTAAACAGTGCTTATGTGACTTGGCACCAGTGACAAGGTATAGAATCCCTTGTGTGTCTCAGAGCCCAACCGAAAGTCCAAGATGATCAATATTCAATGGAGGCCTTTCTACTCCTTACTCCTACTCTATCAACTTCCACTCAATATTGATTGCAATTAGGGATGTTCTCTAGGATGGTTTGTAGGAACAAGGCTGCATTTGTGTTAGAAGATAGGCCTAGGGCAGCAATGAAGCCTGCCAAGAAGGGAATGGAAAACCCAACCACCATAACCTCTATAGTGAATCAAGAGGGTCCCCACACTCACTGGTGAAGAATTGCTGAATTCGAGGAAGGCCAACACCAGGACCACCTAGGAGGATGGTGACTAGGATCCAGGTGAGACCCATAACGATGATTAGGGCCACGATGCGCAGGGGGCCTGCAGGCAGGATAGACACAAAGCAGGACTATCTCAGACATCAGGGAACAAACCCTGCAATAACCCACTACTTCACATGACCAGATCTCTCCTTCTACTTGGGAACAGGTGATGGTAGGATTGGAAGGTGGGGGGCTAATTGCTACCCACCAGACCCAAGAGAGAGATTTGAACTTCCTCCTAGTAGAGGAAAGAAAGTGAGTCCAAACATTGAGGCTGCTCTATTTGGGTCTCCCCTGCAGGTTTGGAGGGGCCTTTTAGAACTCATGTTCTGGGCAGGTTCCATAGCAACAACCTCAGCATCTTGCCTCTGAAACTATCAGTATATTTAGTTGTTCACCCATCTGCTTTGCCTGTCCTCTTGTTCTAATGGAAGCTCTATACTCCTGGTGAAGACCAGTCCTTCTACCTGTTTCAAGATCCATCAAGTTCTCTCCTGTCTCAGATATATTGTGCTAAGACTACTTTCTATCTTACTTTCTCTCATATTATCAACAGGTCCTAACTTAGTAAG
The window above is part of the Rattus norvegicus strain BN/NHsdMcwi chromosome X, GRCr8, whole genome shotgun sequence genome. Proteins encoded here:
- the Fam3a gene encoding protein FAM3A isoform X1, coding for MRLAGPLRIVALIIVMGLTWILVTILLGGPGVGLPRIQQFFTSPENSVTAEPRARKYKCGLPQPCPEEHLAFRIVSGAANVIGPKICLEDKMLMSSIKDNVGRGLNIALVNGVSGELLEARAFDMWAGDVNDLLKFIRPLHEGTLVFVASYDDPATKMNEETRKLFSELGSRNAKELAFRDSWVFVGAKGVQNKSPFEQHMKNSKHTNKYEGWPEALEMEGCIPRRS
- the Fam3a gene encoding protein FAM3A isoform X2 yields the protein MLCSRSFSSVPGPDLYPQILGDTRARHMGHICYHYSEPRARKYKCGLPQPCPEEHLAFRIVSGAANVIGPKICLEDKMLMSSIKDNVGRGLNIALVNGVSGELLEARAFDMWAGDVNDLLKFIRPLHEGTLVFVASYDDPATKMNEETRKLFSELGSRNAKELAFRDSWVFVGAKGVQNKSPFEQHMKNSKHTNKYEGWPEALEMEGCIPRRS
- the Fam3a gene encoding protein FAM3A isoform X3, with translation MNGSVNRAVLPLKAPEPRARKYKCGLPQPCPEEHLAFRIVSGAANVIGPKICLEDKMLMSSIKDNVGRGLNIALVNGVSGELLEARAFDMWAGDVNDLLKFIRPLHEGTLVFVASYDDPATKMNEETRKLFSELGSRNAKELAFRDSWVFVGAKGVQNKSPFEQHMKNSKHTNKYEGWPEALEMEGCIPRRS